A window of the Cutaneotrichosporon cavernicola HIS019 DNA, chromosome: 6 genome harbors these coding sequences:
- the TRM82 gene encoding uncharacterized protein (Required for the formation of N(7)-methylguanine at position 46 (m7G46) in tRNA. In the complex, it is required to stabilize and induce conformational changes of the catalytic subunit) — protein sequence MLPLPPTAIATASAASTVIYASGANLHAFPAASSKAEGSNTGLIRKLALSADGTVAVSAGDDKTLRVWDVNGEITLRSTRYTLKRVACMSFTKANDILVTDKVGDVFLYPLEPREAGERAQGFKEQADPSLNPDADFLLGHVSTVSQHVLTHDGKRIITADRDEHIRVSRFPKSYVIDKYLWGSEGFVSAIHVPESEPNIVVAGGGEPTLQIFDWTAGALLRRVEIFPAALDYRRVRPSPRKIKNKKRAEAVAAAAKNGPAPSDDPRDPGFCVAGAGMMFPTGPNICIEKIDSVVVDGKTVIVFFAEGCTAVHAFVLPEGDGEVTVHSFPVSHPVLGFSRVPGSTNQLVLTVDATYGKKEAEEGLANQMFAIIEIDADGQMGDASASNAELLATLAAPIIPTTAPGTIAGLNLYPNLGLFPRWPGFEEDEELAGDSGAATPTPSEYEGMAPKQLGRLKAQGVDVSEYLSKKRRKGKDGEAQSVTPSLEVKP from the exons AtgctccccctccccccaacTGCGATTGCCACGGCctccgcggcgtcgacggtAATCTATGCCTCTGGCGCCAACTTACACGCCTTCCCCGCCGCTTCGTCCAAGGCGGAGGGATCCAACACCGGGCTGATTCGCAAGCTGGCACTGAGCGCGGACGGCACGGTTGCGGTCAGTGCCGGTGACGACAAGACTCTGCGTGTTTGGGATGTCAATGGCGAGATTACGCTTCGGAGCACGCGTTACACGCTCAAGCGCGTTGCTTGTATGTCGTTCACGAAGGCGAATGACATTCTCGTCACTGACAAGGTGGGGGACGTCTTCCT ctaCCCCCTCGagccgcgcgaggccggcgaACGTGCCCAGGGCTTCAAGGAGCAAGCGGACCCCTcgctcaaccccgacgccgactTCCTTCTGGGCCACGTCTCGACTGTGTCCCAACACGTCCTCACGCACGACGGGAAGCGAATCATCACTGCCGACCGCGATGAGCACATCCGTGTCAGCCGCTTCCCCAAATCCTACGTGATCGACAAGTACCTGTGGGGCAGCGAGGG cttCGTGTCGGCGATCCACGTGCCCGAGTCGGAACCCAACATCGTGGTTGCTGGTGGGGGAGAGCCTACCCTCCAGATTTTTGACTGGACGGCCGgcgctctcctccgccgAGTCGAAATCTTCCCAGCCGCACTCGACTAtcgccgcgtccgcccGTCCCCGCGCAAGATCAAGAACAAGAAGCGCGCTGAAGCCGTTGCTGCGGCGGCTAAGAATGGACCAGCCCCCAGCGACGACCCGCGCGACCCCGGCTTCTGTGTTGCGGGGGCGGGCATGATGTTCCCCACGGGCCCGAACATCTGCATCGAGAAGATCGACAGTGTTGTGGTCGACGGCAAAACGGTCATTGTGTTCTTTGCGGAGGGTTGCACCGCTGTTCATGCCTTCGTGCTGCCAgaaggcgacggcgaggttACTGTGCACTCGTTCCCTGTTTCTCACCCCGTTCTCGGCTTTTCGCGCGTGCCAGGGAGCACGAACCAGCTGGTGCTCACCGTCGACGCAACGTacggcaagaaggaggctgaggagggTCTGGCGAACCAGATGTTTGCGATCATTGAGATTGACGCCGATGGCCAGATGGGCGACGCTTCCGCGTccaacgccgagctccttgcgaccctcgccgcgccgatTATCCCAACCACGGCACCCGGCACCATCGCTGGACTCAACCTGTACCCCAATCTCGGGCTGTTCCCCCGCTGGCCCGGgttcgaggaggacgaggagctggcaGGTGACTCAGGCGCTgcgacgccaacgccgagcgAGTACGAGGGCATGGCGCCTAAGCAGCTGGGCCGGCTCAAGGCACAGGGCGTTGACGTGAGCGAATACCTCTCGAAGAAGCGCAGGAAAggcaaggacggcgaggcccAGTCTGTGACGCCTTCACTGGAAGTCAAGCCATAG